One region of Triticum aestivum cultivar Chinese Spring chromosome 6B, IWGSC CS RefSeq v2.1, whole genome shotgun sequence genomic DNA includes:
- the LOC123136278 gene encoding uncharacterized protein, with amino-acid sequence MTSRGGPSAGAEDAADSLDVAGSSDGQKLFLLRPDHVRTPAYEKYNYDYPCSLGINHGGFFVGQSNYRSYCNGKTAWYDYVFSAKLTMSELERIVEDLGYETVGKLDVYWCLPGLQVSTGGLRKMISQEACDNISACVVFGHKEIQLYLDHDESYRSIDWDDVVVFPVSDLPPAISPRKVKEEKFVERMTEHNRIEEHGNDNVDEAVHSMAKEQGNDNSKVNVQYEDVQNMEEGQADDQFSEEEIEQYMADVEVNYEEVVVEEDEEAAMYDEAVMEEEAYMEEEAYMEEEDAQSNVDDGSISHAGRGGSDSDNEDALVDSDYVISDGDADFLEDQIEEVEVDIKGKKVADVEAYSDEEDLQCQIQMKMS; translated from the exons ATGACCAGCAGAGGTGGTCCATCGGCCGGAGCAGAAGACGCCGCCGACTCGCTAGATGTTGCGGGAAGCAGCGATGGCCAGAAGCTCTTCCTCCTTCGACCTGATCATGTGCGCACGCCGGCATATG AGAAGTACAATTATGACTACCCATGCAGTCTAGGTATAAATCATGGTGGGTTTTTCGTTGGGCAAAGTAACTACAGGAGTTATTGCAATGGAAAAACTGCTTGGTATGATTATGTGTTCTCTGCAAAATTGACCATGTCTGAATTGGAAAGAATAGTTGAAGATCTAGGCTATGAGACGGTAGGTAAATTGGATGTGTATTGGTGTTTGCCAGGGTTACAAGTTAGCACTGGTGGACTTAGGAAAATGATATCTCAGGAGGCTTGTGACAATATTAGTGCTTGTGTTGTATTTGGACATAAGGAAATTCAGCTATACCTTGACCATGATGAGAGCTACAGAAGCATAGATTGGGATGATGTTGTGGTCTTTCCTGTTTCTGATTTACCTCCTGCGATCAGTCCTAGGAAAGTAAAAGAGGAGAAATTTGTAGAGAGAATGACTGAGCATAATAGGATTGAGGAGCATGGAAATGACAATGTAGATGAGGCTGTGCACTCTATGGCAAAGGAGCAAGGAAATGACAATTCAAAGGTAAATGTGCAATATGAGGATGTGCAAAACATGGAAGAGGGGCAAGCTGATGATCAATTTAGTGAGGAAGAAATTGAGCAGTATATGGCAGATGTTGAGGTTAACTATGAGGAAGTTGTTGTAGAAGAGGATGAAGAAGCAGCTATGTATGATGAAgctgttatggaagaggaagcatATATGGAAGAGGAAGCATATATGGAAGAGGAAGATGCTCAGTCAAATGTAGATGATGGGAGTATTTCTCATGCTGGAAGAGGAGGTAGTGATTCAGACAATGAGGATGCTTTAGTGGACAGTGACTATGTTATATCTGATGGAGATGCAGATTTTTTGGAAGATCAGATTGAAGAGGTGGAAGTAGATATAAAAGGAAAGAAAGTTGCAGATGTTGAAGCTTATTCAGATGAGGAAGATCTTCAATGCCAGATTCAGATGAAGATGAGTTGA
- the LOC123133813 gene encoding uncharacterized protein, with protein sequence MGLCDCLGECWDDCKWALACIAAVVAVIIIVVMVAAYSFAVQPSITVEDASLTRFALATSPVTSLGYNLSLKLVVRNRNWATTMKNTEPLEAAYKFDGQQFERVQVADKGDKHGPRKTRVYRLDSGSDSAYAALGNAGVAAYREQNKTGEFELEVAVTGEVRYTLQLKKNKLAGTCKLKLKLDSLATAAVVFEKVKCKLEKEKKDKE encoded by the coding sequence ATGGGGCTGTGCGACTGCTTGGGCGAGTGCTGGGACGACTGCAAGTGGGCATTAGCGTGCATCGCCGCcgtcgtcgctgtcatcatcatcgtcgtcatggtCGCCGCCTACAGCTTCGCCGTCCAGCCCTCCATCACCGTCGAGGACGCCTCGCTGACCAGGTTCGCGCTGGCGACCTCCCCGGTGACCTCGCTCGGGTACAACCTCTCTCTGAAGCTCGTCGTCCGCAACCGCAACTGGGCGACGACCATGAAGAACACGGAGCCGCTGGAGGCGGCGTACAAGTTCGACGGGCAGCAGTTCGAGCGCGTGCAGGTCGCCGACAAGGGCGACAAGCACGGCCCCAGGAAGACCCGGGTGTACCGCCTCGACTCGGGCTCGGACAGCGCCTACGCGGCGCTGGGCAACGCCGGCGTCGCCGCGTACAGGGAGCAGAACAAGACCGGGGAGTTCGAGCTGGAGGTGGCGGTCACCGGCGAGGTGCGGTACACGCTGCAGCTGAAGAAGAACAAGCTGGCGGGTACCTGCAAGCTCAAGCTGAAGCTCGACTCGCTGGCGACGGCCGCCGTGGTGTTCGAGAAGGTGAAATGCAAGctcgagaaggagaagaaggacaaggagtAG